Proteins encoded within one genomic window of Saccharomyces mikatae IFO 1815 strain IFO1815 genome assembly, chromosome: 15:
- the ALA1 gene encoding alanine--tRNA ligase (similar to Saccharomyces cerevisiae ALA1 (YOR335C); ancestral locus Anc_7.58), giving the protein MTIGDKQKWTATNVRNTFLDYFKSKEHRFVKSSPVVPFDDPTLLFANAGMNQYKPIFLGTVDPASDFYTLKRAYNSQKCIRAGGKHNDLEDVGKDSYHHTFFEMLGNWSFGDYFKKEAISYSWTLLTEVYGIPKDRLYVTYFEGDEKLGLEPDAEARELWKNVGVPDDHILPGNAKDNFWEMGDQGPCGPCSEIHYDRIGGRNAASLVNMDDPDVLEVWNLVFIQFNREQDGSLKSLPAKHIDTGMGFERLVSVLQDVRSNYDTDVFTPLFERIQEITSVRPYSGNFGEDDKDGIDTAYRVLADHVRTLTFALADGGVPNNEGRGYVLRRILRRGARYARKYMNYPIGNFFSTLAPTLIAQVQNIFPELAKDPSFLFEILDEEEASFAKTLDRGERLFEKYASAASKTESKTLDGKQVWRLYDTYGFPVDLTELMAEEQGLKIDGPGFEKAKQESYEASKRGGKKDQTDLIKLNVHELSELNDAKVPKTNDEFKYGSANVESTILKLHDGSKFVDEITEPGKKYGIILDKTCFYAEQGGQEYDTGKIVIDDAAEFNVENVQLYNGFVFHTGSLEEGKLSVGDKIIASFDELRRFPIKNNHTGTHILNFALKETLGNDIDQKGSLVAPEKLRFDFSHKKAVTSDELKKVEDICNEQIKENLQVFYKEIPLDLAKSIDGVRAVFGETYPDPVRVVSVGKPIEDLLANPANEEWSKYSIEFCGGTHVNKTGDIKYFVILEESGIAKGIRRIVAVTGTEAFEAQRLAEQFAADLAAADKLPFSPIKEKKLKELGVKLGQLSISVITKNELKQKFNKIEKAVKDEVKSRAKKENKQTLDEVKTYFEINENAPYLVKFIDISPNAKAITEAINYMKSNDSVKDKSIYLLAGNDPEGRVAHGCYISNAALSKGVDGSELAKKVSSIIGGKAGGKGNVFQGMGDKPASIMDAVNDLESLFKEKLSI; this is encoded by the coding sequence ATGACGATCGGCGATAAGCAAAAGTGGACCGCAACTAACGTCCGTAACACCTTTCTAGACTATTTCAAGTCCAAAGAGCACAGATTTGTCAAATCATCTCCAGTCGTTCCATTTGATGATCCAACTTTACTTTTTGCTAATGCTGGTATGAACCAATATAAACCTATCTTTTTAGGTACCGTCGATCCTGCCTCTGATTTCTACACTTTGAAAAGGGCCTACAACTCTCAAAAGTGTATCAGAGCTGGTGGTAAGCATAACGATTTAGAGGATGTTGGTAAGGATTCCTATCATCatacattttttgaaatgcTGGGTAATTGGTCCTTTGGTGActatttcaagaaagaagctATCAGCTATTCCTGGACTCTATTGACTGAAGTATATGGTATCCCAAAGGATAGATTATACGTTACTTATTTCGAAGGTGATGAAAAATTAGGGTTAGAGCCTGATGCCGAGGCCCGTGAACTATGGAAAAATGTCGGTGTTCCTGATGACCATATACTACCTGGTAATGCCAAGGATAACTTTTGGGAGATGGGTGACCAAGGTCCATGTGGTCCTTGCTCCGAAATCCACTATGATAGAATAGGTGGTAGAAACGCAGCTTCTTTGGTTAACATGGACGACCCTGATGTCTTAGAAGTCTGGAACTTGgttttcattcaattcaACAGAGAACAAGACGGCTCTTTGAAGTCTCTACCTGCAAAGCATATTGACACAGGTATGGGGTTCGAAAGATTGGTTTCTGTCCTACAAGATGTTAGATCCAATTACGATACCGATGTTTTCACACCATTATTCGAACGTATTCAAGAAATCACTTCAGTCAGACCATATTCTGGTAATTTTGGCGAAGATGACAAGGATGGTATCGATACGGCTTACAGAGTGCTGGCAGACCATGTCCGTACTCTGACCTTTGCCCTTGCCGATGGCGGTGTTCCAAACAATGAAGGTAGAGGATATGTTTTGAGACGTATTCTAAGAAGAGGTGCACGTTATGCTCGCAAATACATGAATTATCCAATCGgcaactttttttccacCTTGGCTCCAACTTTGATTGCTCAGGTTCAGAATATCTTCCCTGAATTAGCCAAAGATCCTTCCTTCCTATTCGAAATTTtagacgaagaagaagcttCGTTTGCCAAAACCTTGGATCGTGGTGAAAGactatttgaaaagtatgCTTCTGCTGCTTCCAAGACTGAGTCTAAGACATTAGATGGTAAGCAAGTTTGGAGGTTATACGACACTTATGGTTTCCCTGTCGATTTAACTGAATTGATGGCAGAAGAACAAGGCTTGAAAATTGATGGCCCTGGTTTCGAAAAAGCCAAACAAGAGTCATACGAAGCATCCAAAAGAGGTGGTAAGAAGGACCAAACTGATTTGATTAAACTAAACGTCCATGAACTATCTGAGTTAAACGACGCTAAAGTACCTAAGACTAACGATGAATTCAAGTATGGTAGCGCCAACGTCGAAAGTACCATTTTGAAACTGCACGATGGTTCTAAGTTTGTGGATGAGATCACCGAACCAGGTAAAAAATACGGTATTATTTTAGATAAGACATGTTTCTACGCTGAACAAGGTGGTCAAGAATATGACACCGGTAAAATTGTTATTGATGATGCTGCTGAATTCAACGTTGAAAACGTTCAATTATATAAcggttttgtttttcacaCTGGATCTTTAGAAGAAGGTAAGTTGTCTGTTGGCGACAAGATTATTGCTTCATTCGATGAACTACGTCGTTTCCCTATCAAGAATAACCATACCGGTACACATATCTTAAACTTTGCCTTGAAGGAAACTCTAGGCAATGATATCGATCAAAAGGGTTCTCTAGTTGCTCCAGAAAAATTGAGGTTCGATTTTTCTCATAAAAAGGCAGTAACAAGcgatgaattgaaaaaagttgaagatATCTGCAACGAgcaaatcaaagaaaacttgCAAGTCTTTTACAAGGAAATTCCATTAGACTTGGCAAAATCCATCGATGGTGTTCGTGCTGTTTTTGGAGAAACATATCCAGATCCGGTTCGTGTAGTTTCTGTTGGTAAGCCAATTGAGGACTTATTGGCCAACCCAGCTAATGAAGAATGGTCCAAATACTCTATTGAATTTTGTGGTGGTACTCATGTTAACAAAACCGGTGATATTAAGTACTTTGTCATTCTAGAAGAGAGCGGTATCGCAAAGGGTATTAGAAGAATTGTTGCTGTTACTGGTACTGAAGCCTTTGAAGCTCAAAGATTGGCTGAACAATTCGCTGCAGATTTGGCTGCCGCAGATAAGCTGCCGTTTTCTCcaatcaaagaaaagaaattaaaggaaCTTGGTGTCAAACTTGGTCAACTATCAATTTCTGTTATCACGAAGAATGAACTGAAGCAAaaattcaacaaaattgaaaaagctgTGAAGGATGAAGTTAAGTCAAGAgccaagaaagaaaacaagcaGACTTTAGATGAAGTGAAGACATATTTCGAAATCAATGAGAACGCACCATACTTAGTTaaatttattgatatttctCCAAATGCCAAAGCTATTACCGAAGCCATTAACTACATGAAATCCAATGACAGTGTCAAGGACAAGTCAATCTATTTATTAGCGGGTAATGACCCTGAAGGTCGTGTTGCTCACGGTTGTTATATATCCAATGCTGCTTTATCCAAGGGTGTTGATGGTTCAGAGCTTGCCAAAAAGGTATCCAGTATTATTGGAGGTAAAGCCGGTGGTAAAGGTAATGTTTTCCAAGGTATGGGCGATAAGCCAGCCTCTATAATGGATGCTGTGAATGATCTAGAAAGCTTGTTCAAAGAGAAACTCTCTATTTAA